Proteins encoded together in one Deltaproteobacteria bacterium window:
- a CDS encoding ORF6N domain-containing protein, which translates to MKSEVALIPAQRIERVIYLIRGQKVMLDRDLAQLYGVETRVLNQAVRRNKDRFPNDFMFTLTRQEIRDLSQSVISPGLKHAPNVFAFTEQGVAMLSSVLNNPRAIKVNLEIMRAFVRLRGMMTSQKEVARKLVELEKHLQDHDEQIQTIFTAIRQLMAPKETPKKRIGFQLKEKRAAYWAKG; encoded by the coding sequence ATGAAAAGTGAAGTGGCTTTAATACCTGCCCAGCGGATCGAACGGGTGATCTATCTGATTCGCGGACAGAAAGTTATGCTGGACAGAGATTTGGCTCAACTCTACGGTGTTGAGACAAGAGTATTAAATCAGGCAGTTCGTCGGAACAAGGACCGTTTCCCAAATGACTTCATGTTCACATTGACCCGCCAAGAGATTCGGGACTTATCACAATCTGTGATAAGTCCCGGTTTAAAACATGCTCCGAATGTCTTTGCCTTCACAGAGCAAGGTGTGGCCATGTTGTCGAGTGTATTGAATAACCCGAGGGCGATCAAAGTGAATTTAGAAATCATGCGTGCTTTTGTCCGCCTCAGGGGTATGATGACGTCACAAAAAGAAGTGGCAAGAAAACTAGTGGAATTGGAAAAGCACCTTCAAGATCATGATGAGCAGATTCAAACCATTTTTACGGCCATCCGCCAACTGATGGCCCCAAAGGAAACACCAAAAAAGCGAATCGGTTTCCAATTAAAAGAAAAACGGGCTGCTTATTGGGCAAAGGGATGA